The Nitrospirota bacterium genome includes a region encoding these proteins:
- the rpmF gene encoding 50S ribosomal protein L32, which yields MANPKHKISRARRDKRRAHHALATPALSLCPQCREPKLPHRVCRSCGTYRGRDVIPVKEV from the coding sequence ATGGCGAACCCTAAACACAAGATATCACGCGCGCGACGAGACAAGCGTCGTGCGCATCACGCGTTGGCGACGCCGGCCCTCAGCCTGTGCCCCCAGTGCCGGGAACCGAAACTCCCTCACCGGGTATGCCGCTCCTGCGGGACGTATCGCGGGCGCGACGTCATTCCCGTTAAAGAGGTCTAA
- a CDS encoding Hsp20/alpha crystallin family protein encodes MRWEPFKDLLSLQDRMNRLFEESLARGTARQPEERPSQWSPSVDILETEGEIILLAEVPGVDLENIELQIRDNVLTLRGERTFENTLKKEHYFRIERAYGSFSRSFTLPSTIHQEHVQARLKDGILEVRMPKRSQGSSRAIAVEVK; translated from the coding sequence ATGCGTTGGGAGCCATTTAAGGACCTGTTGTCCCTACAGGATCGGATGAATCGGCTGTTCGAGGAATCGCTGGCCCGTGGAACAGCGAGGCAACCCGAGGAACGGCCGTCCCAATGGAGCCCCTCCGTTGATATCCTGGAAACCGAGGGCGAGATTATCTTGCTCGCAGAGGTGCCGGGGGTGGATCTCGAGAATATCGAACTTCAGATCCGCGACAACGTGCTCACGCTGAGAGGTGAGCGGACGTTTGAAAACACGCTCAAGAAAGAACACTATTTTCGGATCGAGCGGGCTTACGGCAGCTTCAGCCGGTCATTCACCTTGCCGTCCACCATCCACCAAGAACACGTGCAGGCGCGTCTGAAGGACGGCATTCTCGAAGTGCGAATGCCCAAGCGATCTCAAGGTTCAAGCCGGGCGATCGCGGTCGAGGTGAAATGA
- a CDS encoding lytic transglycosylase domain-containing protein produces MNPATALAVVAALAWTGLVLPGEGRAEIFRYMAPDGSVHYSNVPVERGYRPYKIRSDVGFTALRSTAKRDRTRYYRLIDDTALKYRMDPALVRAVVRAESDYDPRAVSSAGALGLMQLMPGTAQDLAVANPFDPEENVRGGVQYLRYLLDRFNGDTALALAAYHAGEQTVDRHNGIPPIKATRTYVNRVLKFQKGYLRTMPQVDPAIYRVQTGDAVHYTTTPPTPTR; encoded by the coding sequence ATGAACCCCGCAACAGCCCTGGCGGTCGTAGCCGCGCTGGCGTGGACCGGTCTCGTTCTCCCTGGCGAGGGTCGCGCGGAAATCTTTCGTTACATGGCTCCTGATGGGTCGGTCCACTACTCCAACGTGCCGGTGGAGCGCGGTTACCGTCCGTATAAGATTCGCTCGGACGTGGGATTTACGGCGCTGCGATCGACCGCGAAACGCGATCGGACCCGTTATTACCGCCTGATTGACGACACTGCACTCAAGTATCGGATGGATCCGGCCCTGGTGCGAGCCGTGGTGAGGGCCGAGTCAGACTACGATCCAAGAGCCGTGTCATCGGCTGGCGCCTTGGGGCTCATGCAACTCATGCCGGGGACCGCCCAAGACCTCGCGGTGGCAAACCCGTTCGACCCGGAAGAGAACGTGCGCGGGGGGGTTCAGTACCTTCGCTACTTGCTCGATCGATTCAACGGGGATACCGCGCTCGCACTCGCCGCGTATCACGCCGGCGAACAAACCGTGGATCGGCACAACGGCATTCCGCCGATCAAGGCAACCCGCACCTACGTCAATCGCGTCCTCAAGTTCCAGAAGGGCTATCTCCGCACCATGCCCCAGGTGGACCCGGCGATCTATCGGGTCCAGACGGGCGACGCCGTGCACTACACCACCACTCCTCCGACGCCAACTCGGTAA
- a CDS encoding DUF177 domain-containing protein: protein MISAPIRFSDIPAEGLVLEYRHDRALLEPLGEGVRLLDSVPVSLRITPQGDRFFVEGEVHGQVEVECGRCLAPVTLTVRAPCAVDLVPLAPRGAAGERNALDRGDLDVTFVSGPVLNLDDLVREQLLLQVPMRVLCRDGCLGLCPRCRKNLNDGPCGCEDSPSVDPRLEALRNVRRRMQG from the coding sequence ATGATCTCCGCGCCGATCCGGTTCTCTGATATCCCGGCAGAGGGTTTGGTGCTCGAGTATCGGCACGACCGTGCCCTGCTCGAACCATTGGGCGAGGGGGTGCGCCTTCTCGACTCGGTCCCGGTCTCGCTCCGGATCACGCCCCAAGGGGATCGCTTTTTCGTCGAGGGCGAAGTACACGGGCAGGTCGAGGTCGAGTGCGGCCGCTGCCTCGCGCCCGTCACGCTGACGGTACGCGCGCCGTGCGCCGTGGATCTGGTGCCGCTCGCACCGCGAGGCGCGGCGGGCGAACGAAACGCGTTGGACCGCGGCGATCTGGACGTCACGTTCGTGTCAGGCCCCGTGCTGAACCTCGACGATCTGGTCCGGGAGCAACTGCTCTTGCAGGTTCCGATGCGGGTGCTCTGCCGCGATGGCTGTTTGGGCTTGTGCCCGCGATGCCGCAAGAACTTGAACGACGGGCCGTGCGGCTGCGAGGACTCCCCGTCGGTCGATCCACGATTGGAGGCGCTTCGGAACGTTCGGCGGCGGATGCAGGGCTGA
- a CDS encoding MerR family transcriptional regulator, whose translation MNEDSSQPVFHIGSVAAIASVHPQMLRLYERQGLLKPSRSLGRTRLYSEQDVERVKLIVHLTRNEGVNLAGVAKILELDDNIREVESVIRRWMQEWSARVERELATRHESLEAARHPPARAITVPIRRG comes from the coding sequence ATGAACGAGGACTCGAGCCAGCCCGTCTTTCATATCGGCAGCGTTGCCGCGATCGCCTCGGTGCACCCTCAGATGTTGCGACTGTATGAACGTCAAGGACTCTTGAAGCCGTCCCGAAGCCTGGGGCGAACCAGGCTGTACTCCGAGCAAGATGTCGAGCGGGTGAAGCTGATCGTACACTTAACTCGTAATGAAGGGGTCAATCTGGCGGGTGTGGCCAAGATTCTGGAATTGGACGACAACATCCGAGAGGTCGAATCCGTCATCCGACGGTGGATGCAAGAGTGGTCTGCGCGTGTGGAACGCGAGCTGGCCACGCGACACGAATCCCTGGAGGCCGCCCGTCATCCGCCGGCGCGCGCGATCACGGTGCCGATCCGACGGGGTTGA
- a CDS encoding M48 family metalloprotease encodes MRDQPRWRSRAVACVTAIALAGCVGAPAQRPPPADPDSGPPSKAYGRAFLAEALHTYRFIVDSDVTGPVQQTGMRLVTAIGADPAAIHFFVIDEPQPNAFAIPGGYIFVFTGLLSKLSDDEELAGVLAHELGHVSYNHFFQDRNQILAMNLATVAALLLSRGNPAALAFGSGASYHLQLAYSREHEAEADAAAVSFLRKAHYDPSGLARFFRTLEVYERFNPPSVPAYFTTHPGVSERLGVVETMIQATPPRGVESGSVDWGRLRASLGAVPEGPNPSPRDRYLRGINHLKNQRIAAAIEEFRAVLAVEPRHAAARADLAWALLSDQRRDEARAEARRAQQDDPHLAEPSVTLGILAQDAGDHQEAIREFLTAASNDPYDPTTHLRLASSYAAVGDSTREALHLGRHFRLSLMPGRAAAAYQRFLKAPDADPETKRAVEQELVLIQREGI; translated from the coding sequence GTGCGTGATCAACCCCGTTGGCGCAGCCGCGCGGTCGCGTGTGTGACCGCGATCGCGCTGGCGGGATGTGTTGGCGCCCCCGCGCAACGCCCTCCGCCGGCCGATCCCGATTCCGGACCTCCGTCAAAGGCCTACGGTCGGGCGTTCCTCGCAGAGGCGCTGCATACCTACCGCTTTATCGTGGACTCGGACGTCACGGGACCGGTGCAACAGACGGGAATGCGCCTGGTCACCGCGATCGGGGCCGACCCTGCAGCGATTCACTTTTTCGTCATCGACGAACCGCAGCCGAATGCGTTTGCCATCCCGGGCGGCTATATTTTCGTGTTTACGGGCCTGCTGTCCAAGCTGTCCGATGACGAAGAACTCGCCGGCGTCCTCGCTCACGAGCTCGGCCACGTCTCGTACAACCATTTCTTCCAAGATCGCAACCAAATCCTCGCGATGAACCTCGCAACGGTGGCCGCGCTGCTGCTCAGCCGCGGCAACCCGGCGGCCCTGGCGTTTGGAAGCGGTGCGAGCTATCACCTGCAGTTGGCCTACAGCCGCGAGCACGAAGCCGAGGCGGACGCCGCCGCCGTGAGTTTCTTACGCAAGGCTCACTACGATCCGTCGGGCCTCGCGCGTTTCTTCAGAACCTTGGAGGTTTACGAGCGCTTCAACCCGCCCTCGGTGCCCGCGTATTTCACGACGCACCCGGGCGTGTCGGAGCGCCTGGGGGTGGTGGAAACCATGATCCAGGCGACCCCCCCGCGCGGCGTGGAATCCGGGTCGGTCGACTGGGGTCGCCTCCGGGCGAGCCTGGGAGCCGTCCCCGAAGGTCCCAACCCGTCGCCACGCGACCGCTATCTCCGCGGGATCAACCATTTGAAGAACCAGCGCATCGCCGCGGCCATCGAGGAATTTCGCGCGGTGCTCGCCGTCGAGCCCCGCCACGCGGCCGCTCGCGCCGACCTGGCCTGGGCCCTCCTGAGCGACCAGCGGCGCGATGAAGCCCGCGCCGAAGCCCGCCGCGCACAACAGGACGATCCTCACCTCGCCGAGCCGAGCGTCACCTTGGGCATCCTCGCGCAAGACGCGGGCGACCATCAGGAGGCGATCAGGGAGTTTCTGACCGCGGCGTCCAACGACCCGTACGACCCCACCACGCATCTGCGCCTCGCCAGCTCCTACGCCGCGGTCGGCGACTCGACCCGCGAGGCGCTGCACCTCGGTCGACACTTCCGCTTGTCACTGATGCCGGGACGGGCGGCCGCCGCCTACCAACGATTTCTCAAGGCTCCGGACGCCGATCCCGAGACCAAGCGCGCGGTGGAACAGGAACTCGTCCTGATTCAGCGGGAGGGGATCTAG
- the radA gene encoding DNA repair protein RadA, with product MSRARTVFVCQSCGGQHPKWLGRCAECGTWNSLVEEPHTGIAAMSGSGSSAAPLRLADVPVDAAEARSPTGMAELDRVLGGGLVAGAVTLIGGDPGIGKSTLLLQLADRLARTGQRVLYVSGEESARQIRLRAERIGVTGDSVWLLAETSLDRAIEAAITHAPRALIVDSVQTLRSETLESSAGSVGQVREVASRLMVLAKQTGTATFLVGHVTKDGAIAGPRVLEHIVDTVLHFEGEKSHPYRILRTVKNRFGSTQEVGVFEMKGYGLSEVANPSELFLSERSHGTSGSAILASAEGTRPILVELQALVTYPAAGTPRRTANGVDPARLGLLLAVLEKRVGLGVGGQDVFVNVAGGLSLDEPAADLAVAAAVASSWTDRAIDPKTVIFGEIGLAGEIRAVPQADIRLREAAALGFARCVVPARNAERAAASGVAVVGVEDVHHALEALGIR from the coding sequence ATGTCGAGAGCTCGGACGGTGTTCGTTTGCCAGTCGTGCGGGGGCCAGCACCCCAAATGGCTCGGACGCTGCGCCGAGTGCGGAACCTGGAACAGTCTGGTCGAGGAACCCCACACCGGGATCGCGGCGATGAGCGGAAGCGGCTCCTCCGCCGCGCCGCTCCGACTGGCCGACGTGCCGGTCGACGCCGCCGAGGCCAGGTCTCCGACCGGCATGGCGGAGCTGGATCGCGTCCTGGGCGGAGGACTGGTAGCCGGCGCGGTGACGTTGATCGGCGGCGACCCCGGCATCGGCAAATCGACGTTACTCCTCCAGCTCGCCGACCGGTTGGCGCGGACCGGTCAACGCGTCTTATACGTTTCCGGTGAAGAGTCCGCTCGCCAGATCCGCCTGCGCGCGGAACGAATCGGCGTGACGGGCGACTCGGTGTGGCTGTTGGCGGAGACGTCGCTCGACCGGGCGATCGAAGCCGCGATCACCCACGCTCCCCGCGCGCTCATCGTGGATTCCGTGCAAACGCTGCGCAGCGAGACGCTGGAGTCTTCCGCAGGGAGCGTGGGTCAAGTGCGTGAAGTGGCGAGCCGGCTCATGGTCCTTGCCAAACAAACCGGGACCGCGACGTTTCTGGTCGGTCATGTCACGAAAGACGGGGCGATTGCCGGCCCTCGGGTCCTGGAACACATCGTCGACACGGTGCTGCACTTCGAAGGCGAGAAGAGCCATCCCTATCGGATCCTGCGTACGGTGAAAAACCGGTTCGGCTCCACGCAAGAAGTCGGGGTGTTTGAAATGAAGGGGTATGGGTTGTCCGAGGTGGCCAATCCCTCGGAACTCTTCCTCTCGGAGCGTTCCCACGGCACATCCGGTTCAGCGATTCTGGCCAGCGCCGAGGGGACGCGGCCCATTCTGGTCGAGTTGCAGGCGCTCGTCACGTATCCCGCGGCGGGGACGCCGCGACGAACAGCCAACGGGGTCGATCCCGCTCGGCTGGGGCTGCTGCTGGCCGTGCTCGAAAAACGCGTGGGATTGGGAGTGGGCGGGCAGGACGTGTTCGTGAATGTGGCCGGAGGCTTGTCGCTGGACGAACCCGCCGCCGACCTGGCTGTGGCGGCCGCGGTGGCTTCGAGTTGGACAGACCGCGCCATCGATCCCAAGACCGTGATTTTCGGCGAGATCGGGCTCGCGGGCGAAATCCGGGCGGTGCCCCAGGCGGATATTCGCCTTCGCGAGGCCGCGGCTTTGGGGTTTGCGCGCTGCGTGGTTCCGGCTCGGAACGCGGAACGGGCCGCGGCCTCCGGGGTCGCCGTCGTTGGGGTCGAAGACGTCCATCACGCACTCGAAGCGCTTGGCATCCGCTGA
- the nadB gene encoding L-aspartate oxidase: MLPSSTEVVIVGGGVAGLRAAVEAARTRRVVLLNKERGNKSNSAYAQGGIAVALEGRAERDAHFADTMRTGRGLCRPEAVRILVDEGPRRVRELIRWGVEFDREGRGFAKAHEGAHTRRRILRAGGDRIGMEITTVLLRLVESNPRITMAAGVFSVDLCLKDGRCVGVWVLDRGRLRLVRAGAVILATGGIGQAYLRTTNPPVATGDGVAMAYRAGAVLADLEFVQFHPTALALKGAPAFLLSEAMRGEGAVLRNTAGEAFMERYDARRELAPRDVVARAIWREMAASGDDHVLLDVTTLPRRWLLERFPLIAKTCRHYGVDIASTPIPVAPAAHFMIGGVKTDVYGATNLPGLYAVGETACTGVHGANRLASNSLLEGLVFGSRTGRAAAASARLAGLRGAEPPEAKEAGTASDATALKAVRATIRRLMWDGVGIERTGSSIRRALDGLAQEGWLHRAAFASREGIEAQNLLLVATVVAKAALARRGSVGCHFRGDYPQKGTHWRRHVTVIGGPARRTPTVRSG; the protein is encoded by the coding sequence GTGCTTCCCTCGTCAACTGAGGTCGTGATTGTAGGCGGAGGCGTGGCAGGCCTCAGGGCCGCGGTCGAGGCCGCGCGCACACGCCGAGTCGTGCTGTTGAACAAAGAGCGGGGGAACAAGAGCAACAGCGCATACGCGCAAGGCGGCATCGCCGTGGCGCTGGAAGGCCGCGCGGAACGCGACGCCCATTTTGCCGACACCATGCGCACGGGCCGTGGCCTGTGCCGGCCCGAGGCGGTGCGTATCCTGGTCGACGAGGGGCCGCGACGTGTTCGCGAGTTGATCCGTTGGGGGGTGGAGTTCGATCGGGAGGGCCGCGGGTTTGCCAAGGCGCACGAGGGGGCTCACACCCGACGCCGGATCCTCCGGGCCGGGGGCGACCGAATCGGAATGGAAATCACCACCGTCCTACTCCGACTCGTCGAGTCGAACCCTCGGATTACGATGGCAGCGGGCGTTTTCTCGGTCGACCTGTGCCTGAAGGATGGACGCTGCGTTGGAGTGTGGGTTTTGGACCGAGGTCGCCTGCGTCTCGTCCGGGCTGGAGCCGTGATCCTCGCGACGGGCGGGATCGGGCAGGCGTACCTGCGAACCACCAATCCACCGGTGGCGACCGGTGACGGCGTGGCGATGGCGTACCGCGCCGGCGCCGTGTTGGCGGATCTGGAATTCGTGCAGTTTCATCCCACCGCCCTCGCGCTGAAGGGTGCGCCGGCGTTCCTCCTCTCGGAAGCGATGCGCGGTGAGGGCGCGGTGCTGCGCAACACGGCGGGAGAAGCCTTCATGGAGCGCTACGATGCCCGACGGGAGCTGGCACCCCGGGACGTGGTCGCACGGGCAATTTGGCGGGAGATGGCCGCATCCGGCGACGATCACGTGCTGCTGGACGTGACCACGCTCCCACGCCGGTGGCTCCTGGAGCGCTTTCCGCTGATTGCCAAGACGTGTCGACACTACGGCGTGGACATCGCCTCGACGCCGATCCCGGTCGCCCCGGCCGCTCACTTCATGATCGGCGGGGTCAAAACCGACGTATACGGGGCCACCAATCTGCCCGGTCTGTACGCGGTGGGTGAAACCGCGTGCACCGGTGTGCACGGGGCCAACCGTTTAGCGAGCAATTCATTGCTCGAAGGGCTGGTCTTCGGCTCGCGAACCGGGCGGGCTGCGGCCGCCAGCGCCCGGCTCGCAGGACTGCGGGGCGCCGAGCCGCCGGAGGCCAAGGAGGCCGGAACGGCTTCGGACGCGACGGCACTCAAGGCGGTCCGCGCGACTATCCGGCGGCTGATGTGGGATGGTGTGGGCATCGAACGCACCGGTTCGTCGATCCGTCGAGCTCTCGACGGCCTAGCGCAGGAAGGCTGGCTTCACCGCGCGGCCTTCGCGTCCCGAGAGGGAATCGAGGCGCAAAACCTCTTGCTTGTGGCCACGGTGGTGGCGAAGGCTGCGCTCGCGCGACGCGGTAGTGTGGGGTGTCATTTCCGCGGCGATTACCCGCAGAAGGGAACGCATTGGCGGCGGCACGTGACCGTGATCGGGGGCCCAGCCCGGCGAACGCCCACGGTGCGTTCAGGGTGA
- the clpB gene encoding ATP-dependent chaperone ClpB, whose translation MRLDRLTVKAQEALQAAQRSAESRGHQQVDAEHLALALAAQDDGVVPPLLKKIGVDVGRVRRDLEQALDRLPNVTGGGGQLFAGPRLQEAITKAEQEAERLKDDYVSTEHLLTALLDAGGTIGTLLKGAGVTRDRLLAALTEIRGTQRVTDQNPEDKYQALARYSRDLTDLARKGKLDPVIGRDEEIRRVIQVLSRRSKNNPVLIGEPGVGKTAIAEGLAQRIAHGDVPEGLKNKRVMSLDMGALIAGAKYRGEFEDRLKAVLKEVTAAEGDVILFIDELHTLVGAGAAEGAMDASNMLKPALARGELRCVGATTLDEYRKHIEKDAALERRFQPVLVTEPSVETTISILRGLKGRYELHHGVRIRDAALVSAAILSHRYITDRFLPDKAIDLIDEAASRLRIEIDSLPTELDEVERKIRQLEIEREAVKKERDEASRERLERIEKDLASLGEEKNRLTAQWQTEKASIGSLRALKAEIEKATEDAERAERAGDLGRAAELRYGRLIDLNKRLEAEQVRLKDVHSTTRLLKEEVDEEDIAEIVAKWTGIPVSRLLEGEIQKLVHMEERLRERVVGQDEAVVAVSNAIRRARSGIADPNRPMGSFIFLGPTGVGKTELAKTLAQFLFDQEQALIRIDMSEYMEKHAVARLIGAPPGYVGYEEGGQLTEAVRRRPYAVLLLDEIEKAHPDVFNVLLQLLDDGRLTDGQGRTVDFKNSVVIMTSNAGSQFIQELAHDETEMRSQVMAALRAQFRPEFLNRVDDIIIFHPLRAEQIGKIVEIQLAAVAKRLEERHIRLELTDGAKAVLAMEGYDPVYGARPLKRVIQRDLLNPLSLRLLEGEFRDGDVIRVDVREGGLEFVKSGVAQPAS comes from the coding sequence ATGAGACTGGATCGACTGACCGTTAAAGCCCAGGAAGCCTTACAGGCGGCCCAACGAAGCGCCGAGAGCCGCGGGCATCAGCAAGTCGACGCCGAGCACCTGGCACTGGCCCTCGCGGCGCAGGACGACGGCGTGGTGCCTCCGCTCTTGAAGAAGATCGGCGTGGACGTGGGACGGGTTCGCCGTGACTTGGAGCAAGCTCTCGATCGGTTGCCCAACGTGACCGGGGGCGGGGGGCAGCTGTTCGCCGGGCCGAGGCTTCAGGAGGCGATCACCAAGGCCGAGCAGGAGGCCGAGCGGCTCAAGGACGACTATGTCAGCACCGAACACTTGCTGACCGCGCTCCTCGACGCCGGTGGCACGATCGGCACCCTGCTGAAGGGGGCGGGGGTCACCAGGGACCGGCTCTTGGCCGCGCTCACGGAAATTCGGGGCACCCAGCGGGTGACCGACCAGAATCCCGAGGACAAGTATCAAGCGCTGGCGCGGTACAGCCGAGACCTGACGGATCTCGCCCGCAAGGGCAAGCTGGATCCGGTAATCGGCCGCGACGAGGAGATCCGCCGCGTGATTCAGGTGTTGTCGCGGCGAAGCAAGAACAACCCCGTGTTGATCGGGGAGCCGGGCGTGGGCAAGACCGCCATTGCCGAGGGCCTCGCCCAGCGGATTGCGCACGGGGACGTGCCCGAGGGCCTCAAAAACAAACGGGTCATGAGCCTCGACATGGGCGCCTTGATCGCGGGGGCCAAGTATCGCGGGGAGTTCGAGGACCGGCTCAAGGCCGTGCTCAAAGAGGTGACGGCCGCCGAGGGCGACGTCATCCTGTTCATCGACGAGCTGCACACGCTGGTAGGGGCGGGCGCGGCCGAGGGAGCGATGGACGCGTCGAACATGCTCAAGCCCGCCCTGGCGCGCGGAGAGTTGCGCTGCGTGGGTGCCACGACGCTCGACGAGTACCGCAAGCACATCGAAAAGGACGCGGCGCTGGAGCGCCGATTCCAGCCGGTACTGGTCACCGAACCGAGCGTCGAGACCACGATCTCGATCCTCCGTGGATTGAAGGGCCGCTACGAGTTGCACCACGGCGTCAGGATTCGCGACGCCGCGCTGGTCTCCGCGGCCATTTTGTCGCATCGCTACATCACCGACCGGTTCTTGCCGGACAAGGCGATCGATCTCATCGACGAGGCGGCGTCCCGTCTTCGCATTGAAATCGACAGCCTTCCGACCGAACTCGACGAGGTCGAGCGCAAGATCCGGCAGCTCGAGATCGAGCGCGAAGCGGTGAAGAAAGAGCGGGACGAGGCGTCTCGGGAGCGATTGGAGCGGATCGAGAAGGACCTGGCGTCCTTGGGCGAAGAGAAAAATCGGCTCACCGCCCAGTGGCAGACCGAGAAAGCCTCCATCGGATCGCTCCGCGCTTTGAAAGCCGAGATCGAGAAAGCCACGGAAGACGCCGAACGCGCCGAGCGCGCGGGCGACCTTGGTCGCGCGGCCGAACTGCGCTACGGTCGCCTGATCGACCTCAACAAACGCCTGGAGGCCGAACAGGTTCGTCTCAAGGATGTCCACTCCACCACGCGCCTGCTCAAAGAGGAGGTGGACGAGGAGGACATCGCCGAAATCGTGGCGAAGTGGACCGGGATTCCCGTCTCACGGCTGTTGGAGGGAGAGATTCAGAAACTCGTGCACATGGAGGAACGTCTGCGCGAGCGCGTGGTCGGCCAGGACGAGGCCGTGGTCGCGGTCTCCAACGCGATTCGACGAGCCCGTTCCGGGATTGCGGATCCCAATCGCCCGATGGGATCGTTCATCTTTCTCGGTCCGACCGGCGTCGGTAAGACCGAACTCGCTAAGACCTTGGCGCAATTTCTGTTTGACCAGGAGCAGGCGCTGATCCGGATCGACATGTCCGAGTACATGGAAAAACACGCCGTGGCCCGCTTGATCGGCGCGCCCCCAGGATACGTGGGGTACGAAGAGGGCGGCCAGCTCACCGAGGCGGTCAGGCGGAGACCCTACGCCGTGCTGTTGTTGGACGAGATCGAAAAAGCGCACCCGGATGTGTTCAACGTGTTGCTCCAACTCCTGGATGACGGGCGGCTGACGGACGGGCAGGGGCGGACGGTTGACTTCAAGAACAGCGTGGTGATCATGACGTCCAACGCCGGGAGTCAGTTCATCCAAGAGCTGGCTCACGACGAAACCGAAATGCGCAGCCAGGTCATGGCGGCGCTGCGCGCCCAGTTCCGGCCGGAGTTCCTGAACCGGGTCGACGACATCATCATCTTCCACCCGCTGAGAGCCGAACAGATCGGGAAAATCGTGGAGATCCAGCTCGCGGCGGTGGCAAAGCGGCTGGAGGAGCGCCACATCAGGCTGGAACTCACCGACGGGGCGAAAGCCGTGCTCGCGATGGAGGGATACGACCCGGTTTACGGCGCCCGCCCGCTCAAGCGAGTCATTCAGCGCGACCTCCTGAATCCGCTGTCGCTGAGATTGTTGGAGGGCGAGTTCCGGGACGGGGACGTGATCCGCGTGGATGTTCGCGAGGGCGGGTTGGAATTCGTGAAATCCGGCGTTGCCCAGCCGGCCTCGTAA
- the plsX gene encoding phosphate acyltransferase PlsX: MTTIAVDAMGGDAGPSAVVEGAVLADADAHTRLILVGDEARIRAELAKHPPSTRIRTVHAPTVVGMDESPSSVIRRRRDSSIWRATELVKAGEADAVVSAGHTGASMATAFFLLGTLQGVERPAIATILPTLKGAAVLLDVGANVDSKPQHLVQFAIMGHVYAQRMLNIPSPRVGLLSIGEEDTKGNELTKETFKLLKQTQVNFIGNVEGRDVYSGNADVIVCDGFIGNVALKISEGLAEAIMQVLRREITESAFGRLGFALLRPAFRRFKRRVDYAEYGGAPLLGINGASIICHGRSSPKAIKNAIHVARDFVAGHVNRHIRDDIERHLGSKD; this comes from the coding sequence ATGACGACGATCGCCGTGGATGCCATGGGCGGCGACGCGGGGCCTTCCGCCGTGGTTGAAGGCGCTGTCCTGGCGGACGCCGACGCACACACGCGATTGATCTTGGTCGGCGACGAGGCGCGCATCCGCGCCGAACTCGCCAAACATCCGCCCTCGACGAGGATTCGCACCGTCCACGCCCCAACCGTGGTGGGCATGGACGAGAGCCCGTCGTCGGTGATCCGGCGGCGCAGAGACTCGTCGATCTGGCGTGCCACGGAACTGGTGAAGGCCGGTGAGGCCGATGCGGTGGTGAGCGCGGGGCATACCGGCGCATCCATGGCCACGGCCTTTTTTCTGTTGGGCACCCTACAAGGCGTGGAGCGCCCCGCCATCGCGACCATCCTGCCGACGCTCAAGGGTGCGGCGGTCCTCCTGGACGTGGGTGCCAACGTCGATTCCAAACCGCAACACCTGGTCCAGTTCGCGATCATGGGTCACGTCTATGCGCAGCGCATGCTCAATATCCCCAGCCCACGGGTCGGCTTGTTGAGCATCGGGGAGGAGGACACCAAAGGCAACGAGTTGACCAAGGAGACCTTCAAGCTGCTCAAACAAACCCAGGTCAATTTCATCGGCAACGTGGAGGGCCGGGACGTCTATTCCGGAAACGCGGACGTGATCGTTTGCGACGGATTCATCGGCAACGTGGCGTTGAAGATCAGCGAGGGCCTCGCCGAAGCGATCATGCAGGTGCTGCGTCGCGAAATTACGGAGTCCGCGTTCGGGCGACTGGGCTTTGCGCTCTTGCGGCCCGCATTCCGCCGATTCAAGCGCCGCGTGGACTACGCGGAATACGGCGGCGCCCCGTTGTTGGGCATCAATGGGGCGTCGATCATCTGCCACGGTCGATCCTCGCCCAAAGCGATCAAGAACGCCATCCACGTGGCGAGGGATTTTGTCGCCGGTCACGTCAACCGTCACATCCGAGACGATATCGAACGTCACCTGGGCAGCAAGGACTGA
- a CDS encoding AURKAIP1/COX24 domain-containing protein, producing MSRVVKKRRKKMRKHKYKKLRKKMRHKRR from the coding sequence ATGTCACGAGTCGTCAAGAAACGCCGCAAGAAGATGCGCAAGCACAAATACAAAAAACTGCGCAAGAAGATGCGGCATAAGCGCAGATAG